Within the Mus caroli chromosome 10, CAROLI_EIJ_v1.1, whole genome shotgun sequence genome, the region TGGAGACTTTGCAAACTTCATGTGCTTCTGAAGGATATCaagatttgtttttatacaaTAGTCACAGTTAAAAACACCCTGCTGGTAATACATAATTACACTTTATTAAGGTCATAAACCAGCAATAAACAATAAAGCCTATACAACTTGTAGTTCTACTTAATCACTGACTGGTACAGCTAACATGAGATAAGCAAGAAGTTCCTATGGTTTACATGAACTCCTAagtctatgatttttttttttttaaatctgggtattggtgtttttatttttttttctctttccttcttattcAAAACGTGTAGTGTTGTAAACCTGCCTCACAAAATACATcgtaataatttttctttaaaaaaaaaaaaaaagaaagaaagaaaggacaagaacCCTAAGCCTTTACACCCACCACCATTTTAGTGGCATATTATCTTGGCAATGTTATGCACTGCTTCAATTTCCCATAGTGGCCCCTATCACTTCATTTGTTATTCCTTTTGACCCACCCATCTCCTTCATATATGGGTATGTCTATAGATCTGACAAAGAAagtttacactttttttttaataaagatgcaAAGTATGCAAAAAACATTAATactgatgcaaaaaaaaaaaaaaaaagtaaaagtaaagaaagaaggcagaggaagctgTCTAACACGTCCTCGGCCTGTCGGAATGGTGGAAACAACTGAGATGGGATCTGTGGGGAAGggggcttaaaaaaaaacaaaaacaaaatttgctgcttaaaaaaaaatgtgaaattaaaaaaaaaatcgttaAAATCAATCCCTGGTTGTAGACAAGTTCTCCAAAACCAGTACCTGGCACCACTCCAACAAACAAACTGGGGGGGGAAAGTTCTTGAATTGCGTGAGGGCTCTGGAGCTTACTCAGCCGTTGGCGCGGGGGGCGCCTCCGGACTGCACTCGGGCTGCGGCTCCGGCGACGCGGCGGGGGCTGCGGACGCTGCGGCCTCGTCGGTGGCAGCGGGCGCCTCCTGCTCAGGCCCTGCGGCGGAGGGCGCATCGCCCGCCGTGGCGCCGGGCGCGGGCTCCTCCGCCTTCTCCCCCGCCGCCTCCGACGGCTCCTCCGCCTGCGGCTCCTCCGCCGCGGGCTGCTCCGGCTGCTCAGGCTGCTCGGGCTCCGCCGCCTCGGCCTCCCGGGGCTCTCCGCCCGCTGCGCCCTCGGCGCCCGCCCCGCCTGCCTGCTCCCCTGGGGCCGCGGCCCCCTCGCCGCCCGCTGCGGCTGCAGCCTCGTCCTTGGCGCCTTCCGCGGTCGCTCCCTCTGCTTCAGCGCCCTCGCCCGACTCCTTCTTGCTCTTCTTGAAGGAGAAGCCGCTCAGCTTGAAGGACTTCTTGAAGGAAAAgcgcttctttttttttttcggggtCTCGCTGCTGGGCGACGGCGCGGCCCCGTCCTCCGCCTTGGGCGACGACGTGGAGGAGGCGGACGCGCCCTCGGCCTCGGCGGCCGGGGAGCTGGGCTCGGCGGGCTCGGCCTCCGCAGCCTCCTTGTCGGCCGCGCCGGCGCCCGGCTCGGTGGCCGCGGCAGCCTCATCCTTTTCGGCCGCGGCGGGGGTCGCGGCACTGCCGCTCGCGGGCTCCTCCTTGTCGGCGGCCGGGGCGCTGCCGTTGGCCTGCAGCTCCTCCTTGGCGCCCGGCTCGGCGGCGGCGGGCGACGCGTCCCCGTTCACTTTTACGTGACCATTCTCCTGCGGGGCAGAAAGAAAAAGACGGGGGCGTCACTCGGAGCGACCGACCCGCGCGGGGCAAGCTTCGGAAGGGACCCGACGGCCCGTGCCCGGCGGCCGTGGAGTGGACACAAATCCACCACAATTCTGAGGCCTACATCGGattcccttccctccacctcGAGCAACGGGAGCTCCCGGGGCTGCGCGTTCCCGGGTGGCGCCGGCAGGGGGCGCTGCTCCTCCACCGCGCGGAGAGCAGCGGGACGCGGGCGGGAGGGCGCTCAGGGGCGGGGCCACCCCGCCCTGCCTAGCCGGGCCCTGCCCGCAGGCCGAGGCGCCCCCGAGCTGGGGGATCGCGCAGCCCGGGAGTCCGCAAACAAAGCTCAGGTGGCTGCCCCGGTCGGCCTCTCGGAGGCTCGGCAACCAGCAAGGCTGGGGAAAACCCATTATGTCTGAAGTCTGGCCTCCGCTTCCACGCCCACCTTCGCCCATCATTCTGCAAATTGGGGTGCGCCCGGGCAGctcctttttgcatttttaacGGGTTTAAAGGCTCTTGACAGAGCACGTCTTGCCCCAGTAGGTTTAGAgcagcccccccccttttttttttttttttttttttttggctctagGAAAAGAGGCGTGGTGGGTGCTCGCTGTTTGGGAAGCAGCCACCCATGGCCGACCTCTTGAGCCCACCCAACCATGGCTCTCTGCCTGGGTCGCAGCAGCACTG harbors:
- the Marcks gene encoding myristoylated alanine-rich C-kinase substrate, coding for MGAQFSKTAAKGEAAAERPGEAAVASSPSKANGQENGHVKVNGDASPAAAEPGAKEELQANGSAPAADKEEPASGSAATPAAAEKDEAAAATEPGAGAADKEAAEAEPAEPSSPAAEAEGASASSTSSPKAEDGAAPSPSSETPKKKKKRFSFKKSFKLSGFSFKKSKKESGEGAEAEGATAEGAKDEAAAAAGGEGAAAPGEQAGGAGAEGAAGGEPREAEAAEPEQPEQPEQPAAEEPQAEEPSEAAGEKAEEPAPGATAGDAPSAAGPEQEAPAATDEAAASAAPAASPEPQPECSPEAPPAPTAE